The nucleotide window GAGAAAAACAAATTGTAGGTTCAGACAATACGTGTCCGCAAGCATATTCCAGTTCCAGAGAATAACTACTTCACAACTCACAAGCAAATGGTAGAAAAAACACTATGATGGTATTGTAGCTAAGCTCATAGTTTTAAACTTTAGAACTAAACAAATTACAAATATTGCCCAAGTAATATTGATTAACAAAGGGGGGTCAATGAAGAAGCACAAATACCAAGCAGAAATGAATGAACAAAACTCTGGTGAAAACTGATCTGATGGTGCAGAAGGTGATGGTTGGTCGACAACAGCTTCAAGAAGTTCATAAAAGCTTTCACGAGGAGGATATGGGAAATTGCCAGTGGCACATTCCAGCATAACTAGGCCCAAGCTCCAGATATCACTCATATAACCATGTTTCTGCCCACTGATTCTTTCAGGCTGTCAAGAGTATACATTTTACATTGGTTAGCTGGAACAAAAAAAATTGGTGGACATCTTTTCATGCCACACTGGAAGACATGTCTACATAATTTAAACAAACTTTCACTCACCGCCATGTAGTTAAATGTGCCAGTAAATGTATCTCGCTGTGCGGAAGAACTCGAGATGATGGCACTAACACCAAAATCTGATATCTTTACTTCACCCCTATGATTTATCAATATATTCGATGGTTTCAGATCTCGGTGTATAACGCGCTTCTCGTGGTGCAAGTACATCAGCCCTTTCAACACCTGCATGAGGAAGTTACAATTGTCGATTGAAAAGGTCTATTTCATCTTGAGGCGACATTCTGATAGCCAAAAAAAGAAGGGGAAACTATGTGGTTGATTATGTGACATTTCACTGGCCTGCTTACAAATTGCAGCAAGGTAGGCCTCTGGAACGGTTCTAACAGCCTTGAGGAAATCAGCGAGAGAGCCACCATCCATATACTCCAAAGCAATAGAAATAACACCATTGACATAGAAACACTGATAGCATGTGACAACATACTGGCACTGTGTAAACAAGCTTATTTTCAGCTCCTGGGCCATCTGCTTGCGTATGCTTTCCTGAATATTGAGCTGTATAACCTGCAGACATGACAACAGTGCAGCAATGGAGGTGAAGACCCTTTGTAACATATATATAGGTAAAATAGCAGAGAGGATAGTTACAGTCACCACCATAATTTTGTAACGAAAAAAGTCGAAGGAACCAAAAATACATAGCAAACATTTAAAGAAAAAAAGCATCAAATAATGTATGTTTGGGACAATACCTTGAGAGCAAAAAACTGGCCGGTCCATTTGTGGCGCACCAATTGCACGGTTCCGCTATTACCTTTCCCGATCACTTTGATTGAATCTAGATCGTCTATGCTCAGCTGATGATTATTATCCAACGGCTTGATAGGGGGAGCCTAGAGAAGCCGAGTATGTCAACAGAAAGAAGGTAAGACACAGACTAGATAAATGAAGAGTATAATATGTTCAGAACAGGAATGCAATTAGACAATTCCAAAAACAAAAATGGCGGTAGACAGCACTCTTCCGGTATAAGCAAGTGAGCATCAGCATTTCCGTATAAATATGACCAACTACTGGATGCGTGATAAATGGTATCAGTAATAAACTGCATAGGAGGATATCCCCACATGAAAGATGACCGCATGTATTCCACCATCtaaaggaaataaaataaatccTAAATAGTAGTACTCCCATCATTTTTCCTAAGACGTTATTCTGAAATTAGGGGATAGGAAACCCCTGATCCCTACCCTCTGATCCAATCTCATGTATACAAGGTCACTATAAAAAATAAGTACAATTTACATCTATGCAAGGCCACCATCTCTTGTCGAGAAGAGTTGATTCGATTTTTGGCTGAATGGCTGGTCTGAAAAGGGGGACATAATGTTCTTTGagggaaataaaataaaattaaaattaaCGATAGTACATATCATTATTTTTCCTAAATCGTTCTTCTGAAAAGGTAACCAAGCACCGGAGGACAGGAACCCCTGCTGCTAATCCAATCACGCATCCCAAAAGAAATTTAAAATCTGCTGACGATATCAACGAGATTACTAGTACAAAAAACAGTACGGGCTGCACCAATCTGCCAGGCAGGTCCAGCCCTACGTGTCTAGGACAAGATGAGCTGgggaattttaattttcaatctAGGGGGTGCCGGGTTGAGTGGGCCGGCTTACCTCGCCTTCCTCGCTCtgggggacgatgcggagcccgTCCTTGTTGACGAGCAGGTCCCCGTCCTTGAACGTGCCGCTCTGCGTCCTGCCCCCGCGCCGGAGAAGAAAACCAGTCAGCACGACTGCACCAGCAAAGCATCCGAAGGAGGGGAAAAACtgaaggaggagggagaaggacaGTCGGAGGTGGATTGCTTACAGGAACTTGCCGATGGTGGAGTCCTGGGAGGGCAGCGCGAGCTTGCCCGGTTTCTTCATCGGCATCGGCGGCCGGCGGCCGGGCAGCTCGCTCGTGGACGGTCGGAGCTTGCTAGGTGGCCTCAGAGGGGAGGGCGGGGACGCGGAGGGAAGGTGGGGGGAGAAAAACGACGGTTCGGTTGGGGTTGCTCTGCTTTGCTGCGCTGGTGACGAGCGACGAGTCTTGGTCTACCTCGTCTGGAATTTGACCTTTCTTCGCTGTCAAATTACGCATTACGGTGCCACGTAATTCTACGGATTAAATGGGTGGCGTAACGGGGACAATGGACTCGGGCACGTGCGTGTCCCGTCAACGGCTTGGACATGGAACGAAGCTGCtactttttttttttttgcgaaggGAACGAAGCTACTACTGGTACACACTGCACACACGCCTTGGTAAGGTGAGGTGTGAACAACACCTAAACAACGAAATCATGGTAGCAGGTCGTACTAGTGCACACCAGAAGAAGAGCTAGGAGTAGGACTGCAACGTCatgtcatatttgaattttatcacaCGACGATCCGGTTTTCTCTTATGCTTGCAGAGAAAGATATAGGAAGGACATAAATGCTTGCAAAAAATGCTTCAAGTCAAGGATGGCCCTTTTTTTCTTTGGCGGTTCCTTGTGGAACATATTGCAAAAGCCCGTACGGGAGAAAAGAGAAAACCTAGCACGATTTTTGCAACTTTGCGTGAACTACATAAGGGCATGGCCAATGCATGGCCCCAGGGTGATGCCCCCATATGCCATGTAGGATCGGATGTCATGAAAAGATAGGTTTGGATGGAGAAGCGGGATCCTGCAGAAGGCGGGTGcttggggagaaaaaataggaTCCCATGTAAAAAGCTGAAAAGGTTTGAGTGGAGAGCGGAGATGCATGCGTGCTAAATTCTTTATTTTCTAGTATTTCTTAATGAGGCTCACCGATGGTACCTTGCATTGGGGAGGAAAAATCGATAGCCTCAAACTGCTTTTTTTTTCATGGAGCATCTGTATTCATATGCCATCATAGTTCACATGGAAGGGGCGTCAACGACATCACCTGTTGCTGATGCAACTACTCCCTCtataaagtagtgatctaaacgatTTTATATTAGTTTATATAGGTAGTACATAATTTGACATTAACATGCATAGGAGTCACtttataatactccctccgtttcaaaataaaTGGCTCAGCTTCATACCAACTTTGTATTAAAATTAGTATAAAGTTAAGTCCCTTATTTTGAGACGGGGAGAGTAGTATAACAATGGTTCAGGCCGGCTTATAGCACAGTCAAGAAAATAGCATTACCATAGGAGTACACAGCTGAGAAAAGAAGCACCGAAAATACAAAGGCGCTCGCTGACGGCGATGACGGAGTACACCAGAGGAATCGTTAGAACGCGTGCGTATACGACTCGACTGTTGGATTCCACCCGCGCGCTAGAGCTACAGGTCGCCGCTGGCAGTGCCATGCCGAGCAGGGAAGGGTAGTTCTCACGCCGCCTCACCACCCAATTTGGGAGGCGCACTCATACCCACTACCCATCCCGGTCGCATGGAAATACTCTGGAAAATGCAGAGACCCGGCTCCGTCTCCTGTCCGCCGAGTTGAGCCATCATCATCATCCAAGATAAAATAAAGCATGAAAAGGCTAAACCGGCTACATGTAGGCGCCAACAAGTGATGTGCTGCTACATAAAATCTTGTCTGTGTATACATGGAAGCCTAGTGCCAAGAGATGCTTTTGCCTCGgtttcaaaagaaaaaaaaagagagtAAAAAAGTGCGAAGAGATGCTCGGCTCACCTTCAAAAAGTCACTGTGTTATTTGTACTACCATGACGTGATGAACACATCAAAAAATATCTCAAAAAAGCTAGAATGCCCACTGCATTTTCGTGGTTATTTTAAAGATGAGTGGGAAGTTCGGATGCGAAAGAGCCTGTTTACACAGCAAGTCGTGCTAGTAAGAGAAGAAGAAAAGTGAGGTGAGAAGAAAAGCTCATCAAGAAGTATCAAGCTTCCAGAGAAAATCAAAAGACTGCAATTTTGCAAGCAAAACACTCGAGCCGTTAGAAAACGCCAGCATTCTAGACGTCCAAACTTTGGAGGCGACGACGATGCTACAGCCTACAGACACTTGCAAACTCAAGCCACAGATAAAGATGAAGACACGAAAAACCGATAAAACATTCGCGATCCAATGGCTAACCGACGTGCTGGGGTTTCTCTGAAGACCCCAAACCACGTCGCGCCAGTCGCCTCCTTCGGGAAGCTCCAGCAGAAACAACCGTCACGAGGGCGAAGGCGGACGCGTACGACAGGCAAGCACTTCTCACCGTCGACATCCTGCCTTCTTCTCGAGCGCTCACATTCCACGGCAAAATCAACGGCAAGTCCAGCGAACCTGAGCAACTTGGTCTCTTGCGGTTCCTGTCCCAAATTGACAGCTCTGGACTCTGGTGGCTGTATCAGGCCCCGGCTACAAGATGCCACTCCTCACTCCTCAGCATCACTAGTGGCAACCCCAGGATATCAGACATATTGTATCTACCTACTGCCCCTGGAGTTGCAAAGACAGTAACAGTTTATGCATACCATTTCCAACATATCCACCTGCAAAAAATGTGACGCGGGAACACGGCGAATGCCATATCATTTCTAGCATATCCACCCGCAAAAAATGTGACGCGGGAACACGGCGAATGTGCCAAGGGAGGCAGGTGGGTATCAGACAAGTCTGTCCAGCTAGCCAATCTCCAGCTGACAACGGCCCATCACAGGTTGCTACTACAGGCTCAACGAACATAGCTGATCTACAATGGCCCACTGCCTACAATACACTGCTGGCAAAGGGGGGGATATATAGATGACGGAGATCAGCGAGCACTAGGGCGTTTTCGATCTTCATGGGATGGCGGAGGTCGGAACGGGAACCTTGCGAACTGAATCTTGAGGAATGGGCCGTCGGCCTTCCTCTCGTCAAAGCGGTATTCTGCAAAACAACAAATATTGATGTTCAGTCTGTGCGGCCCAGAAACGCTTATTCTTATAAGTTGGTTCCAGCAAATACTactttgtttttttttgttttttttttgcgtGTGTTGATACATGAATAGCGAACATACAGAGACAACATTTGGTTTTGCATATTAAATGTGTAAGGCACATGTGTTTCCAATACTTGCAAAGCTCCTGTTGATACTTTATAAGTATGCTGTGATTATTCTTGTTCAAAAAAAAGATAATGTCCACACTAAAAGATATACttcctccgtttctaaatataattctttttagagatttcaataagaactacatacaaatgtatataaacatattttagagtgtagattcactcattttgctccgtatgtagtccgcattggaatctctaaaaagacttatatttaggaacggaggtagtATGAAGGAATATAAAGTGAAAGTATCAAAGCAACAAATGCACGCCACTGAAACAAGAACCTTGGAGAGCCTCCATAGCAGTCCCTGCACATTTTGCGTCACTGAACTCCACAAAGCACAGAGCATAAGCCTTGTCACCACTCTGCAAGAGGAAAGTGGTAAAAAAGTGAGTTCGAAATTGGGTTAAAAAAGGACATTTCACCAGTAATAAGGGGGCTCAACTCTCTGCAAATGTAGAAAGCAGAAGTAGCTATTTGTTCATTACCCAAGAAAATGAGGTAACGCGTTGCAGTTGACACAAAATACCAAGATAAAGTTCAGGAATAAAAACTTGACGTAATTTGACATCCATAATTTCTGTTACTTTTAGAGCCTTAGGTACTCAAACGTACAAGTAATAACAATTCATTTCTGTCCTAATATCCCACGTactttttcaaataaatatgctTCATTGCAATTGCTTACATTTCACCGCATAAACATATATTTAGCAAAATGGGGTTCTCATACAAATTTGCACATGCACGGGTTTGTAAGTGAATGGGTGACTGGTTATGAACTACCCAACTGTTTGGAGTGTGGAAAAAATGATGCATTGGAAAAATGCACGGGACATACACGTCTGGGCTCCTTGTGCACAAGTCTGAGGTCCTTGAAGCCAACGAAAGGACGGAACAAATCTTCCAGAGGAAGTTAAGGTTGCAAATGGAGCTAATGAGATACAAAAATATGATGCGGAGAATACTGATTACAAAGGATACGAGCTACTTCTCTCCTGGTGCAATCTGTTGGGAGACCATCAACAAAAAGAATGTTGGATTCATCTTCTGATGGCCGATCGACAATCAAAAGGGGTTTGGGGCGCTCAACTTCTGAAACACTGACACTTTTGCCAAGTGAAGAACTTCTCTGGACTAGAGCTGGGTCTTCCAAAGGGCTAGGTCCCCGCGGCCTAGCTCCAGCTGGCAGTGCACCCAATCCAACCAAAGCAGGATGGCTCACGCCTGCTGGAACATCCAAACCATAAGCAGGATGGCTCACGCCTGCGGGAACATCCAAACCATAAGCAGGATGGCTCACGCCTGCTGGAACATCCAAACCATAAGCAGGATGGCTCACGCCTGCGGGAACATCCAAACCATAAGCAGGATGGCTCACGCCTGCTGGAACATCCAAACCATAAGCAGGATGGCTCACGCCTGCGGGAACATCCAAACCATAAGCAGGATGGCTCACGCCTGCTGGAACATCCAAACCATAAGCAGGATGGCTCACGCCTGCGGGAACATCCAAACCATAAGCAGGATGGCTCACGCCTGCTGGAACATCCAAACCATAAGCAGGATGGCTCACGCCTGCTGGAACATCCAAACCATAAGCTCTTGACTGTAATGGTACCTGTGGATCAAAACAATTTGCTGTGTGATAAACCAAAAAGGTATTTACCTTGCTCTTACTAGTAACTATAAATTTGCGAAAGTGAAGTTGTCTTACATCAACTCTAGGTATATTTTGTACTCCTCGCAGAGCAGCCATTTTTGAAGCATAATAGGATGATTCCTCATGTGGAACATACCCAGGATAACCGCCCAGTGGAACTGCTTATAAAATAAAATTATCCCATGGCAACAAAATCCATGTTAGGCATTTATAATGCGGTATAAGTGTAATTTTCCACATCaaaagagaaagaaaaggaaataaataaagaGATAAAACAGAAGGTACGTCTCATCAAAACAGGCATACATGCATGTATATGAATGCAAACTACATACAACTTCCTACATTCATCTTTCAGCATGTATAAATATGTCCATGGAGACTTGCTTATTCTTGCACTTCTGACAACTCAGCAACTTCGACAATCTATCCAAACGAATGCAACTGAAGTAGCCACTAAGTTGATTGAACAATGGGTCCACTGTCCACAGTTGGCACGAGGGAGTGCTTCCAAAATTACAATTATATATACACCATAACTATATCTTGTGTTCCAACACTCAATAGACAATAGTATAATCATATAAAAAGGTAACAACTAACAATGGCAAACTGCCTTGACAACCATAGAGGTTCTTCCTACCTATAGATGTTCAATTCAAGAATGATTTCCATGACCACATAGTATCAGATACGACATCACATTCCCTAAAAAAAAAAGGGTACAACATCACATTAACCCTCACAACATAAACCGCCTGATTCAGGGCAATCTTACACTCCACTATCTTTTAGCACACTTCATATTCCTCCAAACCTACTTACCAAAGCCAGTTCCAAATAGCAAAATGCTCACATGGACAGTGAGAAAGCTATCCTTTCCTTTCCCGCGATCACTTAAAACCGAACAAAGAACACACTATGACACGAATAAAGCAATTGGTACCGAAGGGACAGGATTTGTGGTAACCATGTTTACTGGAAAACACCAGAAGTTACCATGCGGAATTTTCAAACGAATTTCCAAATTTCCTGAAAATTTTATAGGAAAAATGTGACCACAGGTCTTACACATATGCAACCATGGTGCAGTGGTAGCTCGCTCTTGGTGTTGCCCCCTTGGAACACGAATTCGACGTGCCTATCCCACACCTCTAGTTTTTTTATCTTTAAATGATTAAATCTTGTTGCGCGCACAAGTGACAGTAAATATTGAACATAGTTTGCTAAAAATGTACCGATGGAGGACTCGTACCGGTGACGTCTCGCTTGCGAGCGTGCGGAGCTACCACTACAGACCGTGCGAAGATTAGCATCAAATTGAGATACTAACTTATTTATCACCAGATTTTTCATACTAAAATTGGACAACATTAAAACGATTCGGTATCTTTTTGTCTGGCAACACGTTTTCTGGAGGACGGCGGTAAATGCTGTTACTCTTGTGGGATACGATTCACGTGCGCTCCGTGGATTACTCTTGCTGTGAAGACCCATAACTCATCCAGGTCAACACAAACCTCAGACATCACAGGACACCTATCTGGACCATAGAGGTATATATATGTACTATATATACCATCAGCCATGCCCTAGCAACAGCAGTGTGGTATGGGATGCTACTAAAACTCGCCGCAGGCTAGAAACTAGTCGACTCAACGGAACAACCCAACCACTAAGCACTGGCAgattggtagcaatccagaatacACACAGATTCATCCCAGTCGAACCAATCTTGCCGCAACAAAGGTTCCCCTCCTTTGCAATCTACAACCCAATTACCCAAAACCTCACCCCGCGCGAACCCTAGGAATCTTCAGCGGCGGCTACAGACGAAGCAGAGAGCGGAAACCCACACCCCCTTCGCCCATCATCTAGAGATTTGCCTCCCCGACTCGAGACGCGGCGAGAATCGATCCCGCGGAAGAGGGGACCCGGCTGCGTGGGGGTCCGAGCGACGCGTACCTCTGTCGTGAGAGGAGGACGGGAGGTACGAGCGGTAGGGATCCGCCATGGgggcggcgtgcggcgggagCGAGGGGTCGGCGGAGGCGctgggcggcggccggcggcgagcgAGCGAGCGGGTTGGGTTTGGGTTTGGGTGGAGGTGGGGCGACTTGGGGGAGCCCTGGACTGTCTGTTGGTGCGACCGGTTTCGTCTGTGGTCTGGGCTTGTTCGTCTAATCAGGACACGGCCCAGATCTCAGCTTTTTTAAACAACGGCCCAGTTCTTTCCGTGGGAACGCGTGGGCATTCAGAATATTTTGTAAAGGAAAACATTCATACTTGGGGATCACCCCCTAACCAGTGATGTATTACACCAAAAAAAAATTCCATCCTTTCCAAAGACTTCGTACTTTTATGTGTTGTAAAAGGGAAAAAGAGATGGTGTACATATGTGGTATGATCCTTGCTCATGGTATGACAAAATTCTCTTCGACTGGTTGTGCCAAAGAAACATGTATATTCAACGTCCCCTGCTCCTGTTACTCATCTTTTTCTCTGCTCCTTCTCACTTGCCCTTGCCTGCTAACTGCTATCTGTGTGGTGTGGTCCTTCTCATCGATTGGTTTTGTCACAATTTGGTATTGAGAGCCCAATTCCTTTCCCCCGAATATGCCTCCACATGTCGTTCCTCTAAGCTCTCGCCTAATGTGTAACATATACAAATGTGGGAGTACATTCCGCACTGGGTGTGATTTTCGCATTGGTGAATTCAGGCAAAATCCCCCTTGCTAAGTTGGACTGGTTTGGAGTGTGAGCAACGATATCAGCCAAGCCCTTTGGCTAAGACCCGCCATGTTCTAACGCCAGGGAGAAGACTATGAATCAGGCCAATAACTTGCTATGCATGATCCTCAAAGTGAGTCGACAACCAGACCATCATCCTGGAAGCACCATGAGGGGCAACTCCAATTCAATCCCCGGATATCACTCAAAATATAGGGCCTACGCAAGCAACTCAATCTCACGTGACCAACATCCATGAGGCCCGCAGGACGCTAGGCTGAGATAGCGTCCTCGGACCCATCGCGTAAAGGGAACTCCTATTCAACGCGTCGGGCGCTTTCCTTAGATGCCCTTAGCAAGAATGGTGCAGGAGTAAGAAAGTCTATTTCCTCCGCATTTCAAGAATCTTAGCAAGAAAGGCGCGGCGTGCACCCAAAGCTCCCCCACGCTTGAACTTGGCCCGGCCTAGGTGTGGGGCTCccttgtttttcttttctttttttcttttgttttatgtttttgttttttgcttctttaaaaaagtttgagattTCAAAAGAAGTTTAGGATTTTAAAAAATCTTCACTAATGCAAAAAAATATTCACGGATttaaaaaagttcacaaattcaaaaacaATGAACATTTTTAGAAGTTTGGCGAACACTTTGAATTAAAATGAACATTTTTGGCATTttatgaacaaaatttgaattcaatgaacatttttttaattttatGAACAAATTTTTAATTCAATAACATTTTATGAATtctatgaacattttttaattttGATGAgcattttaaaaaaattcatgaatatttttgaaAGAATGATGAACATATTTTAAATTTTATGAACTAATTTTGAATTCAATAAATGTTCGCCCCAATTTGAAATAATGTTAaacacaaaaaaaatgaaaataaaaagaTAAAGGAAAAGGAAAATGAAAAGGAGAAAAAAACCAAAACGTGTATGTTCTAGAACCTTCCCAATCCGGACATGGCTTAGTTTGGCCGGCCCATATGTACGCAGCGGGGGAGTCGGGGGTACGTGAGCGGTAACTACCGGGCTACCTACACGCGGAATAGGATCCCCGGCGCGTCCACATAGGTGACTTAAAACAAAATTAACATTACAATATTGACATGGTGACAATACCAATATTTCTCGAGCCCGGCCCAAAAACAAGCCCGAACCCCAAAAGCCTGGCCCGAACGTTGTTCCGTGGATTATACACGTGTAAGCCCGCAGTGAAATGCTGAGAAATCAAAGCCCGAGCCCGGGCCGACACTTTTAGGCTGCAAAAATGGAGCCCAAGCCCAACTCGAACGTCAAGCCTGAAGATCGGGTTTTTTTGGATCGGGTCATCATGCCAGGTTGTCCATGTAATTTTTGTTACTTGTCTTGCTTTTTGTACTGTCATGATATTTGATGAAAAGATCGAAAGTTTTTCGAAGAAATAAatattttttagaatttttttgtGTGAAACTATTCTTTTGAACTTATATCGAAAtgcattttttgttttttagatTGTGTATAAAATGTAAAATGTCCGACCGAGCAAATTAACCGTGGTAAAAAATCTTCCTTCGGCGGTTCCTTCCCCTGCAATCTTGCAATCCTCCTCCTATTCGTTCGGTACGAACTTCGAGGCCTCGCTACAGTCCAAATGGCGACGGCTCCACCACCAGCACCATCCCTCCCGCCGCTGCCCGCCGGTCGCCGCCTCGCCTCCGCCGTCCGAAGCTTCCCGCCGTGCTGCGGCCGCCAGCAGGGCAATGCGGCCCAGCCACCCCGCCGCCCGGCCCCCGTCCCCTCCGCCGCCAACGACCCACCACCGCGCAACCCCTACGCGCGCGCGGCCACCAAACCCTCGTCACCCCCCGCCGCGGCTCGCCTCCCCGGGGCCAAGGGGCACGATCGCGGCGAGGCGGACGGGCCGATGGCCGGGACCAGGGCTCCGGCGGCCGCGGAGGTGGTCACGCGCCGCCTCTCGGCCGTGCGGAGGTACCCTCCGGGCTGCGGGAGGGTCGTCGCGGCGCCCAAGCCAGAGGCCCCGGTGGCGGTGGCGCGAGAGGAGGACGCCGGCGCTATCGACCTGCTGGCGGCGGTGTGCGACGTGGAGGCCGAGGCGCTCGCCGCTGATCGGAAGGCCGACGGCTCTGATGGTGAGGGGAAGGGTGGAGGAGACGGTGACGGCGCGCTGGCGGGGTGCGGCAGCCCTGGCCCGCCGCGGGACATGGCCGAGATCGCGCTGGTGCCGTGGGCGCAGTACGGGCAGAGGTCGCAGCAGCGGCGCAAGTCTTTTGAGGGGGGACTGTGAAAGTGTGAAGTCCTTTGTTTTGCTGAACAGGGGTGCCTGATTTTGTGACATTTTGAGACCGTCCATGGCTTGCTAGATGATGATTCACGGCCACGGCGAAAGATTTGCTCAGTCACTGTGGCATCAGATGGTTTTGTAGCTCTCTTTCTTTGGTGAAGATCAGCATTTCAGGTTGTGGTCACTGATACATGGGTTTCTGTTTCATGTTAAGCCCATACTTAAGTGATGATGTTAGTGGTAGTCAAGTGTTTGGTCAGAACGTATGATAGTGGTATCTAGGTGTCGGAAGAAGCCTCGTTCGGTTAATATGGTAATGCTGCTGTAAGCCTGTAGTTTTGAGATGCCAGTAAACATGAAGCACCTTTGTGTTCAGTACTCATCTGATGTGCATTATCTTATTGTCGAAGAACTGCGCCGAATTGTTGGCTTGGATGCATAATTAGGAGTATCTCAGTCATAAATTTCACAATGATCCATATTGGAGACGCGAGATTGTGTTATGTACATCGATTGTCTTGTGACCTGCTAGCTTAATGAACCTTACATGTGCAAGAGTAGATACTCTTTCTACTCTTCTACTTCCAGTTAGTTTCTCAGAATTCAGTTATGATTTGGACATTTGAATGATGTTACTGTTGATACCTTGCTTTATAAGGGTATCATTGTCCTTGTATGCTTCATTATGTTAGTTGCACTATCATCGTCTCTGCAACTGTTCTCTCCATCTTTCATAGTTAACGGATCTGTCCTGTCTAAAAGAACTGCATTTCACTTTTCACTAGAAGGATGACAATAATTACAGAAATGTTTTCCGCATTGCGCCCGTATCTAACTCATGATGAACTCTAGCTATTCTGAGATTTCTTCTAGTTGTTGTTATGTTCAAATCTGCAGATACTGTTTGACAGATTCCCAAAAGGCCGTcctgttgttggtatttgagtaCACTGATTATGACATCCAACTGATTTTGCTGCTACTTAAACACTATCATGTTCCTTTCAAGTGCTGACGCTCCACAGGGGAGGAAAGCTATAGTTGAATTATACTTGTTTCCGTTACACCTCAATTCTTCTTTTGTATGTTATATCTCTGCATTTACGTGCCTCAACTCTGAATATACCATATATGGCAACTATGGGCTAATATTTTTGGCTTAGTTACCGAATCTGGTCTATATTACCCATGCAGTGCTCCATGCTCCCTTCTATAATTGGGTAAACTGCTCCCTTCTATAATTGGGTAAACTTATCCCTTTTATAATTGGGTAAACTAGAGATACAATCAATCTATTAAATTGTTTTATCACTTCATCATGGAATGCTAGTTCAACACTCTTTAGCTCTTGCACATAATTTGTGTAATTTTCTCCAAATTAGATTGCTTTTGTTCCTTCTACGAAGCAGCAGATGTTATACTGTATGTTGATTGAGGTCTGGATATGGTATATCTTTCAAGCTTCGTTTGAACACTGACACCAGAAAAGGTTTATTTACTGTTCTAGCATCATTTGGTAGC belongs to Triticum urartu cultivar G1812 chromosome 7, Tu2.1, whole genome shotgun sequence and includes:
- the LOC125521715 gene encoding mitogen-activated protein kinase kinase 2-like, whose product is MPMKKPGKLALPSQDSTIGKFLTQSGTFKDGDLLVNKDGLRIVPQSEEGEAPPIKPLDNNHQLSIDDLDSIKVIGKGNSGTVQLVRHKWTGQFFALKVIQLNIQESIRKQMAQELKISLFTQCQYVVTCYQCFYVNGVISIALEYMDGGSLADFLKAVRTVPEAYLAAICKQVLKGLMYLHHEKRVIHRDLKPSNILINHRGEVKISDFGVSAIISSSSAQRDTFTGTFNYMAPERISGQKHGYMSDIWSLGLVMLECATGNFPYPPRESFYELLEAVVDQPSPSAPSDQFSPEFCSFISACIQKNAADRSSAQTLSAHPFLSMYDDLNIDLSDYFTTAGSPLATFKQIAL
- the LOC125521717 gene encoding uncharacterized protein LOC125521717 isoform X1, whose translation is MADPYRSYLPSSSHDRVPLGGYPGYVPHEESSYYASKMAALRGVQNIPRVDVPLQSRAYGLDVPAGVSHPAYGLDVPAGVSHPAYGLDVPAGVSHPAYGLDVPAGVSHPAYGLDVPAGVSHPAYGLDVPAGVSHPAYGLDVPAGVSHPAYGLDVPAGVSHPAYGLDVPAGVSHPAYGLDVPAGVSHPALVGLGALPAGARPRGPSPLEDPALVQRSSSLGKSVSVSEVERPKPLLIVDRPSEDESNILFVDGLPTDCTRREVAHLFRPFVGFKDLRLVHKEPRRSGDKAYALCFVEFSDAKCAGTAMEALQEYRFDERKADGPFLKIQFARFPFRPPPSHEDRKRPSAR
- the LOC125521717 gene encoding uncharacterized protein LOC125521717 isoform X2; translated protein: MADPYRSYLPSSSHDRVPLGGYPGYVPHEESSYYASKMAALRGVQNIPRVDVPLQSRAYGLDVPAGVSHPAYGLDVPAGVSHPAYGLDVPAGVSHPAYGLDVPAGVSHPAYGLDVPAGVSHPAYGLDVPAGVSHPAYGLDVPAGVSHPAYGLDVPAGVSHPALVGLGALPAGARPRGPSPLEDPALVQRSSSLGKSVSVSEVERPKPLLIVDRPSEDESNILFVDGLPTDCTRREVAHLFRPFVGFKDLRLVHKEPRRSGDKAYALCFVEFSDAKCAGTAMEALQEYRFDERKADGPFLKIQFARFPFRPPPSHEDRKRPSAR